The Rhodoferax sediminis genome has a segment encoding these proteins:
- a CDS encoding alpha/beta fold hydrolase, which translates to MPAIRRAFADLSHGQIHYAICGDTAAPPILLLHQTPRSWMEYREVLPLLGQRFCAIAMDTPGFGDSAPLPGSASIERWAAVAVELLDALSIARAHVLGHHTGGVIALEIAASFPSRVASLVLSSTPFTGEAFRRARRERPPIDAVELRADGSHLAALWQRRQSFYPTGRPELLEAFVRDALKVSGDVEGGHRAVASYRMEDRIGRVTQPTLLVRASGDPFASPHVPELQAHLPQARVADIDGGMVPLPDQLPQAFARAVLAFLEAQP; encoded by the coding sequence ATGCCTGCCATCCGCCGCGCCTTCGCCGATCTGTCCCACGGGCAGATCCACTATGCCATCTGCGGCGACACGGCTGCGCCGCCCATCCTGTTGTTACACCAGACGCCGCGCAGCTGGATGGAGTACCGCGAGGTGCTGCCGCTGCTCGGGCAACGCTTTTGCGCCATCGCCATGGACACGCCCGGCTTCGGCGACTCCGCGCCGTTGCCCGGGTCGGCGAGTATCGAACGCTGGGCGGCGGTGGCGGTCGAACTGCTCGATGCGCTGTCCATCGCAAGGGCTCATGTGCTTGGCCACCACACCGGTGGCGTGATTGCCCTTGAGATCGCGGCCTCGTTTCCGTCACGTGTTGCCTCGCTGGTGCTGTCCTCGACGCCCTTCACTGGCGAGGCCTTCCGCCGCGCGCGGCGCGAACGGCCGCCCATCGACGCGGTCGAGCTGCGCGCCGATGGCAGCCACCTGGCGGCGTTGTGGCAGCGTCGCCAATCCTTTTATCCGACGGGCCGGCCGGAACTGCTGGAAGCTTTCGTGCGCGATGCGCTCAAGGTGTCGGGCGACGTCGAGGGTGGGCACCGCGCCGTCGCCTCGTACCGCATGGAGGACCGCATCGGCCGCGTGACCCAGCCGACGCTGCTGGTACGCGCCAGTGGCGATCCCTTCGCGTCGCCGCATGTGCCTGAACTGCAGGCGCACCTGCCCCAGGCACGCGTGGCCGACATCGATGGCGGCATGGTGCCGCTGCCGGACCAACTGCCACAGGCCTTCGCCCGAGCCGTGCTGGCCTTTCTTGAAGCTCAGCCATGA
- a CDS encoding branched-chain amino acid ABC transporter permease: MQAIVDFFGSYGFLIYLVAQNAVLALSVYIMLLAGQLSLACIGFMAIGAYSSALLSMNAGVPYPFSLVLAAMISAGIAFLIGGPILRLKGVYLAITTVGFGELVRFTVLNWDYAGGAMGLSAIPAATETWHVFAFLVLLLYGFHQLRHSRYGRALVAIGRDEMAARTMGIPTTRYKIAAFVAGAVMASVAGSFSAHHTNYLSPSEFSFFAAVLVLIYAVFGGLGSYWGPVLGAIVLTLLPEVFRFLQDWRMIIYGVSVLVVVVFVPDGLLEVRKLFRRRKDRVAHADPAMEGPKA; the protein is encoded by the coding sequence GTGCAAGCAATCGTCGACTTCTTCGGTTCCTACGGCTTCCTGATCTACTTGGTGGCGCAAAACGCCGTGCTGGCGCTGAGCGTCTACATCATGTTGCTGGCGGGCCAGCTCTCGCTCGCCTGCATCGGCTTCATGGCCATCGGGGCGTACTCGTCGGCCCTGCTGTCGATGAACGCCGGGGTGCCGTACCCCTTCTCGCTGGTGTTAGCCGCGATGATCTCCGCAGGCATCGCCTTTCTCATCGGCGGGCCCATCCTGCGCCTGAAGGGCGTCTACCTGGCCATCACCACCGTGGGGTTTGGCGAGCTGGTGCGCTTCACCGTGCTGAACTGGGACTACGCCGGCGGCGCCATGGGCCTGAGCGCCATTCCCGCGGCCACCGAAACCTGGCATGTGTTTGCCTTTTTAGTGCTGCTGCTCTACGGTTTCCACCAGCTGCGGCATTCACGCTACGGGCGCGCGCTGGTGGCTATCGGCCGCGACGAGATGGCCGCGCGCACTATGGGCATTCCGACCACGCGCTACAAGATCGCGGCCTTTGTGGCGGGCGCAGTGATGGCCTCAGTCGCTGGCAGTTTCTCGGCGCACCACACCAACTACCTTTCGCCATCGGAGTTCAGCTTCTTCGCAGCCGTGTTGGTGCTGATCTACGCGGTCTTCGGCGGGCTGGGCAGCTATTGGGGGCCGGTGCTCGGGGCCATTGTGCTGACCCTGCTGCCGGAGGTGTTCCGCTTCCTGCAGGACTGGCGAATGATCATCTATGGGGTGTCGGTGCTGGTCGTGGTGGTCTTTGTGCCTGATGGCTTGCTGGAGGTGCGCAAGCTTTTTCGACGCCGCAAGGACCGCGTGGCCCACGCTGATCCGGCCATGGAAGGGCCCAAGGCATGA
- a CDS encoding lactonase family protein yields MTSGARVWHCGGIAYPWHTDGLVLHLAIGPDLVCLRVDRNDLSLHEISRLTLAAPVQYVWPHPHSNLLYVACSNRPISKADDLHLLATVVVDERDGTMRLLAQVPLPTRPIHLTLDPTARHALVVYNAPARITAHAIDAEGRAGEVLPQSPEPRVGVFPHQVLMLPSGEAAAMVVVARGNHAVPGRDEEPGSFEFLALDGERLAHTASAAPGGGRGFGPRHLEFHPDGRWAAVSVERHNELHIYAVVRDRFAEAPAFRVSTLDVPRADSHDQLCGTVHFHPSGRFLYVVNRHDTAVYGDGSVPSPLAGNNIAVFAFDADTGQPELLQHVPTESVHVRTFSFDASGELLVAASILPALARRGDAVERVPARLTFFRCAPDGRLSLARVQDMDNDRLNLFWSHLNGSVRGA; encoded by the coding sequence ATGACATCTGGTGCGCGCGTCTGGCACTGCGGCGGCATTGCCTATCCGTGGCACACGGACGGGCTGGTGCTGCACTTGGCCATCGGGCCAGACTTGGTCTGCTTGCGCGTGGATCGCAACGACCTCTCGTTGCACGAGATCAGCCGGCTCACGCTCGCCGCGCCGGTGCAGTACGTCTGGCCGCATCCCCACAGCAACCTGCTCTACGTCGCCTGCAGCAACCGGCCGATCTCCAAGGCCGACGACCTGCACCTGCTCGCCACCGTGGTGGTGGATGAGCGCGACGGCACCATGCGCCTGCTCGCCCAGGTGCCGCTGCCCACACGTCCGATCCACCTGACGCTCGACCCCACAGCGCGCCACGCGCTGGTGGTCTACAACGCACCGGCACGCATCACTGCGCACGCGATCGATGCCGAGGGCCGCGCGGGCGAGGTGCTCCCGCAATCGCCCGAACCGCGCGTCGGCGTGTTCCCCCATCAGGTGCTCATGCTGCCCTCGGGTGAGGCGGCGGCGATGGTGGTGGTGGCGCGCGGCAACCACGCCGTGCCCGGCCGGGACGAAGAGCCCGGCTCGTTCGAGTTTCTTGCGCTTGATGGGGAGCGGCTGGCCCACACCGCCTCGGCGGCTCCGGGAGGCGGCCGGGGCTTCGGGCCGCGCCATCTGGAGTTCCATCCCGATGGTCGCTGGGCCGCGGTCTCGGTGGAGCGACATAACGAGTTGCACATCTACGCGGTGGTGCGCGACCGTTTCGCCGAGGCGCCGGCGTTTCGTGTCTCCACGCTGGACGTGCCGCGCGCCGACAGCCATGACCAGCTCTGCGGCACCGTGCACTTTCACCCATCCGGGCGCTTCCTGTACGTCGTGAACCGCCATGACACGGCGGTATATGGCGACGGCAGCGTGCCGTCCCCGCTAGCGGGCAACAACATCGCTGTTTTTGCCTTCGACGCCGACACCGGTCAGCCCGAACTTCTGCAGCACGTGCCGACCGAGAGCGTACACGTGCGCACCTTCTCGTTCGACGCCAGCGGCGAACTGCTGGTGGCCGCCAGCATTCTGCCCGCGCTGGCGCGGCGCGGCGACGCGGTGGAGCGCGTGCCCGCGCGGCTGACCTTCTTTCGCTGCGCACCCGATGGGCGTCTGAGCCTGGCGCGGGTGCAGGACATGGACAACGACCGCCTGAACCTTTTCTGGTCGCACCTCAACGGCAGCGTGCGTGGCGCCTAG
- a CDS encoding NAD/NADP-dependent octopine/nopaline dehydrogenase family protein: MKIAVLGGGHGCYAAAADLSEAGHEVRLWRRDAAALQPVIDTGAIVLKDADGSREVRIAHATADIGEALLNAQLVLIPSPAVAQADIARAMAPHLVSGQVVFLAPGTFGSYVMARLVRDAGNMAQVAWAETGTLPYLARKHGEREVNVTIRAVRLPTGVYPARDEKQAIAVIRQAYASVHGCGDALSGALMNAGPVIHPPLMVMNAAPLQHFERWDIHNEGTQPAVRAVTDRLDHERIAVRESLGYGGPHYPLADHYDNDQWMYGDAHRQLVKSGDWRENIDLHTHRYITEDTELGLAFLASVARWSGTDAPIAHGLLAIVGGFLGRDLRHGPRTLEALGLAGMSREALQQRLHDGA; this comes from the coding sequence ATGAAAATTGCTGTTCTCGGTGGGGGCCACGGCTGCTACGCCGCCGCTGCCGATCTGTCGGAAGCTGGTCATGAAGTGCGGCTGTGGCGCCGCGACGCCGCGGCGCTGCAACCGGTGATCGACACCGGGGCGATCGTCCTCAAGGACGCCGACGGATCGCGCGAGGTGCGGATCGCACATGCTACGGCGGACATCGGCGAGGCGCTGCTGAACGCGCAGCTGGTCCTGATTCCGAGCCCCGCCGTCGCGCAGGCCGACATCGCGCGCGCGATGGCGCCGCACCTGGTGAGCGGGCAGGTCGTCTTCCTTGCCCCTGGCACCTTCGGTAGCTACGTAATGGCCCGGTTGGTGCGCGACGCCGGCAACATGGCGCAGGTGGCTTGGGCCGAGACCGGCACGCTGCCCTATCTGGCGCGAAAGCACGGCGAGCGCGAAGTCAATGTGACCATCCGCGCGGTGCGCCTGCCCACAGGTGTCTATCCGGCGCGCGATGAGAAGCAGGCCATCGCCGTGATCCGCCAGGCCTATGCGAGCGTGCACGGCTGCGGCGATGCGCTGTCGGGTGCATTGATGAACGCCGGACCGGTGATCCATCCGCCGCTGATGGTGATGAATGCGGCGCCGCTGCAGCACTTCGAGCGCTGGGATATCCACAACGAGGGTACGCAGCCCGCGGTGCGCGCCGTCACCGACCGACTCGACCACGAGCGTATCGCGGTGCGCGAATCGCTCGGCTACGGCGGCCCGCATTACCCCCTGGCCGACCACTACGACAACGACCAGTGGATGTACGGCGATGCGCACAGGCAACTCGTCAAATCGGGCGATTGGCGCGAGAACATCGATCTGCACACGCACCGGTACATTACCGAGGATACCGAACTCGGCCTTGCCTTCCTCGCGTCGGTTGCGCGCTGGAGCGGCACCGACGCGCCGATCGCCCACGGCCTGCTCGCGATCGTCGGCGGCTTCCTCGGGCGCGACCTGCGTCACGGCCCGCGTACCCTTGAGGCGCTGGGTCTCGCCGGCATGAGTCGCGAGGCGCTGCAGCAACGCCTGCACGACGGAGCCTGA
- a CDS encoding 3-hydroxybutyryl-CoA dehydrogenase: protein MIARFAAVGAGRMGRGIAIAFAYAGHRIALVDLRQRSPEAWQRLCEEARDEIRASLDGLAQLGALQPAQVEAIAARVELVDADGAPAALARAELVFEGVPETMAAKRDAFEQINRHCSDDAILTSTTSSILVTQLAELVHRPERFLNMHWLNPAYLIPVVELSTHAGTDAAVVARTRQLMEAIGKLPVLCGATPGYIVPRLQALIMNEAARMIEEGAATAEEIDKATRFGLGLRFAALGVVEFIDFGGSDILHHASREMAASIDAHRYAAPAIVGHMVEQGHLGVKTGSGFYDYAGRDLAAYRRDVLARTLGMLRHAGLWQAPADSTQP, encoded by the coding sequence ATGATAGCCCGCTTCGCTGCCGTGGGAGCGGGCCGCATGGGGCGCGGCATAGCCATCGCGTTTGCCTATGCCGGCCACCGCATCGCACTCGTCGACCTGCGCCAGCGCTCGCCCGAGGCGTGGCAGCGGCTGTGCGAAGAAGCGCGCGACGAGATCCGCGCCAGCCTTGACGGCCTGGCGCAGCTCGGTGCGCTGCAGCCGGCGCAAGTCGAAGCCATTGCCGCGCGGGTGGAATTGGTCGATGCCGATGGCGCACCGGCCGCACTTGCCCGGGCCGAGCTGGTGTTCGAGGGCGTACCCGAGACGATGGCGGCCAAGCGCGACGCCTTCGAGCAGATCAACCGCCATTGCAGCGACGACGCCATCCTGACCTCGACGACCAGCAGCATCCTCGTGACGCAACTGGCTGAGCTGGTGCACCGCCCTGAGCGCTTCCTCAACATGCACTGGCTCAACCCGGCCTACCTGATTCCGGTGGTCGAGCTGAGTACGCATGCCGGCACCGATGCCGCGGTGGTAGCACGCACGCGGCAGCTGATGGAGGCGATCGGCAAGCTGCCGGTGCTATGCGGCGCCACGCCGGGTTACATCGTGCCGCGACTTCAGGCACTGATCATGAACGAGGCCGCGCGCATGATCGAGGAGGGCGCTGCCACGGCCGAGGAGATTGACAAGGCCACGCGCTTCGGCCTCGGCCTGCGCTTCGCTGCCCTCGGCGTGGTGGAGTTCATCGACTTCGGTGGCAGCGACATCCTGCACCATGCCAGCCGTGAGATGGCGGCCTCCATCGATGCACATCGCTACGCCGCGCCGGCCATTGTCGGCCACATGGTCGAGCAGGGGCACCTCGGCGTCAAGACCGGCAGCGGCTTCTACGATTACGCCGGCCGCGACCTGGCGGCCTACCGGCGCGACGTGCTGGCGCGCACGCTGGGCATGCTGCGCCACGCCGGCCTGTGGCAAGCGCCGGCAGACTCAACGCAGCCCTGA
- a CDS encoding transposase → MKDSKKITRRRHDPDLKAQILSECEQPGASVASVTMSHGINANVVHKWRRLTNAGAAPCADAAFIAVALPAPVATAAHDIGVELRRGAMTMTIT, encoded by the coding sequence ATGAAAGACTCCAAGAAGATCACCCGACGGCGTCATGACCCCGATCTCAAGGCGCAGATTCTGAGCGAGTGCGAACAGCCCGGAGCGTCAGTGGCGAGCGTGACGATGTCGCACGGGATCAATGCCAACGTTGTGCACAAGTGGCGCCGCCTGACAAACGCGGGCGCCGCGCCCTGTGCAGATGCCGCCTTCATTGCGGTTGCACTCCCCGCGCCGGTGGCCACGGCGGCGCATGACATCGGGGTGGAACTGCGCCGAGGCGCCATGACGATGACGATCACCTAG
- a CDS encoding Ldh family oxidoreductase → MNVHADQLLTLTQNILLAWGMRADDARTTAELMVETDLRAIDSHGVSMLPMYEKMRKQGTLNMAPSRTFVRDTPVLALIDADRGLGHPVAREAMLLACEKARHSGIGAVGVRNSHHFGATGLYAEMAAQHGMLGFVTSSTSVAGVIPTRGADPLLGTNPIAFAAPAAGHGPFVLDMSTSTVAVNKVKVYALNDRELPAGWVVDGQGRSVQDSALALALCHAQHDGGLTPLGGDSVTGGHKGYGLSVMVQILASALTGGSFSPVRNRQANGPVPHNIGHFFLAINPGAFRDEGELEHDVAQVIDVLKGSRPVHADWPVQVAGDPERAARRERELSGIPMPETLLAQLRAIADNASVPYTLVGA, encoded by the coding sequence ATGAACGTGCACGCGGACCAACTGCTCACCCTCACGCAGAACATCCTGTTGGCGTGGGGCATGCGCGCCGATGACGCCCGGACCACCGCCGAGCTCATGGTCGAGACCGACCTGCGCGCTATCGACTCGCACGGCGTGTCGATGCTGCCCATGTACGAGAAGATGCGCAAGCAGGGCACCTTGAACATGGCACCCTCGCGTACCTTCGTGCGCGACACGCCGGTGCTGGCCCTGATCGACGCCGACCGGGGCCTAGGCCATCCGGTCGCGCGCGAGGCCATGCTGCTGGCGTGCGAGAAGGCACGCCACAGCGGCATCGGCGCGGTGGGGGTGCGCAACTCGCACCACTTTGGCGCCACCGGCCTGTACGCCGAGATGGCGGCGCAGCACGGTATGCTGGGTTTTGTCACCTCGTCCACCAGCGTGGCGGGCGTGATCCCCACGCGCGGGGCCGATCCGCTGCTGGGCACCAATCCTATCGCCTTTGCGGCCCCCGCCGCGGGCCACGGGCCTTTCGTGCTCGACATGTCCACCTCCACCGTCGCCGTCAACAAGGTCAAGGTGTACGCGCTCAACGACCGTGAGCTGCCGGCCGGCTGGGTCGTGGACGGCCAGGGGCGGTCCGTGCAGGATTCCGCGCTGGCGCTGGCGCTGTGCCATGCGCAGCACGACGGCGGCCTCACCCCGCTGGGGGGCGACAGCGTGACGGGCGGGCACAAGGGTTACGGCCTGAGCGTGATGGTGCAGATCCTCGCCAGTGCGCTCACCGGCGGCTCGTTTTCGCCGGTGCGCAACCGACAGGCCAACGGTCCGGTGCCGCACAACATCGGCCACTTCTTCCTCGCCATCAACCCCGGCGCGTTCCGCGACGAGGGCGAGCTCGAGCACGACGTCGCGCAGGTGATCGACGTGCTTAAGGGATCGCGGCCCGTGCATGCCGATTGGCCGGTTCAGGTGGCGGGCGACCCGGAGCGCGCCGCGCGCCGCGAGCGCGAGCTCAGCGGGATTCCCATGCCCGAAACCCTGCTGGCGCAATTGCGTGCCATCGCCGACAATGCCAGTGTGCCTTACACACTTGTGGGGGCTTGA
- a CDS encoding MarR family winged helix-turn-helix transcriptional regulator encodes MQTSRTDSARFVDDYLPALLAQASRLISGEFHLVVNANGFTVSEWRVLAALAGSEPISIGHIAQITTIKQSTVSRLLDRMEAAGYVERLNKDGDRRITLVTITPAGNRMVLRLIPLAREHEQRVLEPFGLQRAEELKSTLRSIIELHGTPVLDT; translated from the coding sequence ATGCAGACCTCACGCACTGACTCGGCTCGTTTTGTCGACGACTATCTGCCGGCGCTGCTGGCGCAGGCAAGCCGGTTGATCTCGGGTGAGTTCCACCTTGTCGTCAACGCCAACGGTTTCACCGTGTCCGAATGGCGGGTGCTCGCCGCGCTGGCCGGAAGCGAGCCGATCAGCATCGGCCACATCGCGCAAATCACGACCATCAAGCAGTCGACGGTTAGCCGCCTGCTCGACCGCATGGAGGCTGCGGGTTATGTGGAGCGGCTGAACAAGGACGGTGACCGGCGCATCACCCTGGTGACCATCACCCCGGCTGGCAACCGCATGGTGTTACGCCTGATTCCGCTGGCGCGCGAGCACGAACAGCGTGTGCTCGAACCCTTTGGCCTGCAGCGTGCCGAGGAACTCAAGTCGACCCTGCGCAGCATCATCGAGCTGCACGGAACGCCGGTCCTGGACACCTGA
- a CDS encoding quinone oxidoreductase family protein, with the protein MKAMRIHAFGDAPCLDEVEAPRPAPGRTIVEMHAATVGHIDRTVWEGRFLHHPPMPYIPGVEAAGVVRSSGRFAIGERVWLRGCGLGIRSDGTWSELIGAPDEAIGRLPDAVSMALGSAFFSPCTSAWVALHEVARVQVGERVLVTGATGAVGSVTVQLALAMGLRVHAVVRDAAQAARLPVGADAVLAEHMATSDTDLAVDALIDTVGGALLPAMLRSVAPGGRAVLVGYTAGQAVSLDLPELLQRDVVLLPLNMLRREAAGRAAVPQLLERLSDGRLCLEVTRFPLHEAAAALAWITQRGHRGRAVLAPSA; encoded by the coding sequence ATGAAGGCGATGCGCATCCACGCGTTCGGTGATGCGCCATGTCTCGACGAGGTCGAAGCGCCGCGACCCGCACCTGGTCGCACCATCGTCGAAATGCATGCCGCCACCGTCGGCCATATCGATCGCACGGTCTGGGAAGGGCGCTTCCTGCATCACCCGCCGATGCCCTACATCCCGGGCGTGGAGGCCGCGGGCGTGGTTCGGTCCAGCGGCCGCTTTGCCATTGGCGAGCGGGTGTGGCTGCGCGGCTGCGGGCTGGGCATTCGCAGCGACGGCACCTGGAGCGAGCTGATCGGTGCACCCGACGAGGCTATTGGACGGCTGCCCGACGCGGTATCCATGGCGCTCGGTTCGGCCTTCTTTTCACCCTGTACCTCGGCCTGGGTGGCGCTGCACGAGGTAGCGCGTGTGCAGGTCGGTGAACGGGTGCTGGTGACTGGCGCCACCGGAGCGGTCGGTTCGGTCACGGTGCAGCTTGCGCTCGCCATGGGCCTGCGGGTGCATGCGGTCGTACGTGATGCGGCGCAGGCGGCGCGGCTGCCCGTCGGGGCCGATGCGGTGCTGGCCGAGCACATGGCAACGTCGGACACAGACCTTGCGGTCGATGCGCTGATCGACACCGTTGGTGGCGCGCTGTTGCCGGCCATGCTCCGATCCGTCGCGCCGGGCGGGCGCGCTGTGCTGGTTGGCTACACCGCGGGCCAGGCCGTCTCGCTCGATCTGCCCGAACTGCTGCAGCGCGATGTCGTCCTGCTGCCGCTGAACATGCTGCGGCGCGAAGCGGCCGGCCGAGCGGCGGTCCCCCAGCTGTTAGAGCGTCTGAGCGATGGCCGGCTGTGCTTGGAGGTCACGCGCTTTCCGCTGCACGAGGCTGCCGCCGCACTGGCATGGATCACTCAACGCGGCCATCGCGGGCGGGCGGTGCTCGCCCCGTCGGCCTGA
- a CDS encoding branched-chain amino acid ABC transporter permease, with amino-acid sequence MLSQQIINALSQGAFYALFAAGLTLIFGVLDILNMAHGAVFMWGAMLSWYLMSALGVNFGFALLITIVFCGLMGLLLEHAAFRPLRGRSSGHLPPLVSSLALSIVLVHVAEKIFGTRVVRYPDDAVPFAQSVEVGGVQVSLLHVVLLVVALVLMGALWYMVARTRLGRSIRALQENPKVARLMGVDVDRTIAWMFVIASVLAGIAGAFLGVAYNSASPYMGNWVDLKGFAVIILGGMGSIPGALLGGMLIGFAEIGTVVYLSSDYRDAAVFVVLMGMLLLKPSGLLGSSREVRA; translated from the coding sequence ATGCTCAGCCAGCAGATCATCAACGCACTCTCGCAGGGGGCTTTCTACGCACTATTCGCAGCTGGCCTGACACTGATCTTCGGTGTGCTGGACATCCTGAATATGGCGCATGGAGCCGTGTTCATGTGGGGTGCGATGCTCTCCTGGTACCTCATGAGCGCCCTGGGGGTGAACTTCGGTTTTGCCCTGCTCATCACCATCGTCTTCTGCGGCCTCATGGGCCTACTGCTGGAGCACGCGGCCTTCAGGCCCTTGCGGGGCCGAAGCTCGGGGCACCTGCCGCCCCTGGTCTCGAGCCTGGCGCTGTCCATCGTGCTGGTGCACGTGGCCGAAAAGATCTTCGGTACCCGCGTGGTGCGCTACCCCGACGACGCCGTGCCCTTCGCCCAGTCCGTCGAGGTCGGTGGCGTCCAGGTGTCCCTGCTGCACGTGGTGCTCCTGGTCGTGGCCCTGGTGCTCATGGGCGCCCTCTGGTACATGGTGGCGCGCACGCGTTTGGGCCGCTCCATCCGCGCCCTGCAGGAGAACCCCAAGGTGGCGCGGCTCATGGGCGTGGACGTCGACCGCACCATCGCCTGGATGTTTGTCATCGCCTCCGTGCTGGCCGGCATCGCGGGCGCGTTCCTGGGCGTGGCCTACAACTCGGCCTCTCCGTACATGGGGAACTGGGTCGACCTCAAGGGCTTCGCGGTCATCATCCTCGGTGGCATGGGCTCCATTCCTGGCGCGCTGCTGGGCGGGATGCTGATCGGTTTTGCAGAAATCGGCACCGTAGTCTACCTGTCGTCCGACTACCGTGACGCGGCGGTCTTCGTAGTGCTCATGGGCATGTTGCTGCTCAAGCCGTCGGGTCTGTTGGGCTCGTCGCGTGAAGTGAGGGCTTGA
- a CDS encoding ABC transporter ATP-binding protein: MSMLVVEDVVTAYGQIVALNGVSLEVHDGDVVCLLGANGAGKSTLINTISGILRPRSGCVVFQGENVVGLKASRITDRGIVQVPEGRGIFTQMTVHENLLMGAHLRRDTAGVQSDIDAAYARFPVLAERRAQKAGVLSGGEQQMLALERALLSQPKLLLLDEPSMGLSPIMVERVFDNIRQIAATGVTILLVEQNAQLALEISSRAYVLQNGEMTMSGSASELLQSDLVQDAYLGAA; encoded by the coding sequence ATGAGCATGCTAGTGGTCGAAGACGTGGTTACCGCCTATGGGCAGATCGTCGCGCTCAATGGCGTGTCGCTGGAGGTCCATGACGGCGATGTGGTCTGCCTGCTGGGCGCCAACGGGGCGGGCAAGAGCACGCTTATCAACACCATCTCCGGCATCCTGCGGCCCCGCTCGGGTTGCGTGGTGTTCCAGGGTGAGAACGTGGTCGGCCTCAAAGCGTCGCGTATCACCGACCGCGGCATCGTGCAGGTGCCCGAGGGACGCGGCATTTTCACCCAGATGACGGTGCACGAGAACCTGCTCATGGGGGCGCATCTGCGTCGAGACACCGCTGGAGTGCAGTCGGACATCGACGCAGCCTACGCGCGCTTTCCCGTGCTGGCCGAACGCCGAGCGCAGAAGGCCGGTGTGCTCAGTGGCGGGGAGCAGCAGATGCTGGCGCTGGAGCGCGCGCTGCTGTCGCAGCCCAAGCTGCTGCTGCTGGACGAGCCCTCGATGGGCCTGTCGCCCATCATGGTCGAGAGGGTGTTCGACAACATCCGCCAGATCGCGGCCACGGGCGTGACCATCCTGCTCGTGGAACAGAACGCCCAGCTGGCCCTGGAGATCTCCAGCCGTGCTTACGTGCTGCAGAACGGCGAGATGACCATGTCGGGCTCGGCCAGCGAGCTCCTGCAGAGCGATCTCGTACAGGATGCCTACTTGGGCGCGGCGTGA